Below is a genomic region from Mucilaginibacter auburnensis.
CAACTGCCAAAAGCAAAAAGAAAGCAATGAATGCAGGTCCGGCTTGCGCGCCGTTGCCCGAAAAAGCCATAACAACTCCGGCAATAAGGGCTATAACTGCCGCGCCCAATGCCGCTTTGTAAAGAGATGTATTTTTCAATTTAAATTAATTTGGTTACAAATAAGTGCAAACGTTTGCGCATTGGTTAAGCACAAAGCTAAACAACGCTCAAAAACAAATGCTAAATAGTACAATTGGTTTAAACCGTTTTGTGTGAAAACGGCCTTACTCGCCTCAAAAAAACAAATTTTATCGCTCAAATCATAATAAAAACGGCGCTAAATACATAGCTTATATAAATGTTACAATAGCCGTCAATCTTAATTTCTTTAAACACAAGCTGTATTAAATTATTATATTTATTAAAGTTACCATTGTTATGAAAACAGAACCTTTAATAATTGAGCGCGTATATGATGCCCCTGTTAACATGGTTTGGCAGGCGCTTACTGATAAAACACAAATTAAAGCCTGGTATTTTGATGTTGACGACTTTAAGCCGGAGCAAGGCTTTATCTTCCATTTTTGGGGCGAAGACAAAGGCGTGCGTTTTGAGCACGAATGCATAATTACAGAAGCCGTTTTTGAACGCAAGTTAGCGCATAGCTGGCGATATAAAGATTACCCCGGCAACTCATTGGTCACTATTGATCTGTTTAGTGAGGG
It encodes:
- a CDS encoding SRPBCC family protein — protein: MKTEPLIIERVYDAPVNMVWQALTDKTQIKAWYFDVDDFKPEQGFIFHFWGEDKGVRFEHECIITEAVFERKLAHSWRYKDYPGNSLVTIDLFSEGHKTRVRLTHTGLESFPQDNPSFAKENFSKGWNYILGTSLKDYLEK